The following are from one region of the Cyanobium gracile PCC 6307 genome:
- a CDS encoding ABC1 kinase family protein, producing MGVEMGDFLEAAGLLSYDPAAITRIYAGHPMRLARRIWQTLVPIGLYLLGVGFDWFTGQLANPARARERARECAELLVALGPAFIKAGQALSTRPDIIPPVLLEELAQLQDQLPGFDSALAMACIEEDLGAPVETIFASLEKEPISAASLGQVHRGVLMSGERVAVKVQRPGLREQITLDLYIVRNIAAWLNRNVGLIKSDLVGLIDELGKRVFEEMDYINEATNAETFARLHSHNPRIAVPAIYRQATSRRVLTMEWIDGVKLTNLDAVRALGVDPDQMVEVGVNCSLQQLLEHGFFHADPHPGNLLALPDGRLAYLDFGMMSEVSREARTGLIQAVVHLVNRNFGALSKDFVHLGFLGEAVDLEPIVPAFETVFGQALEMGVGRMDFKAVTDDLSGVMYRFPFQVPPYYALIIRSLVTLEGIALSVDPDFKILGAAYPYFARRLMEDPDPELRRSLREMLYDGDEFRWQRLESLVASASLQDQLDLDGLLDQVLDFLFSPNGGLLRQQLVDALVLQMDALAWNTTLRLGRRLPTRLLPPGLRALPPSLASPPLLDLEPIQELLAILRDLPGFEPSLLLKRLPRVLGEPDLRRMGLQVAKGLAERGVVHLLRDVLVTPAVRQAAGVSGA from the coding sequence ATGGGCGTCGAGATGGGGGACTTCCTGGAGGCGGCGGGCCTGCTCAGCTACGACCCGGCCGCCATCACCCGCATCTACGCCGGCCACCCGATGCGCCTGGCCCGGCGGATCTGGCAGACGCTGGTGCCGATCGGTCTTTACCTCCTGGGGGTGGGCTTCGACTGGTTCACCGGCCAGCTGGCCAACCCCGCCCGGGCGCGCGAACGGGCCCGGGAGTGCGCCGAGCTGCTGGTGGCCCTCGGCCCCGCCTTCATCAAGGCGGGCCAGGCCCTCTCCACCCGGCCCGACATCATTCCGCCGGTGCTGCTTGAGGAGCTGGCCCAGCTGCAGGACCAGCTGCCGGGCTTCGACAGCGCCCTGGCCATGGCCTGCATCGAGGAGGACCTCGGCGCTCCGGTGGAGACGATCTTCGCCTCCCTGGAGAAAGAGCCGATCTCCGCCGCCTCCCTCGGCCAGGTGCACCGGGGGGTGCTGATGAGCGGTGAACGGGTGGCGGTGAAGGTGCAGCGGCCGGGCCTGCGGGAGCAGATCACCCTCGACCTCTACATCGTCCGCAACATCGCCGCCTGGCTGAACCGGAATGTGGGGCTGATCAAGAGCGATCTGGTGGGTCTGATCGATGAACTCGGCAAGCGGGTCTTCGAGGAGATGGACTACATCAACGAGGCCACCAACGCCGAGACCTTCGCCCGCCTCCACAGCCACAACCCCCGCATCGCCGTCCCCGCCATCTACCGCCAGGCCACCAGCCGCCGGGTGCTGACGATGGAGTGGATCGACGGCGTCAAGCTCACCAACCTCGACGCGGTGCGCGCCCTGGGGGTCGACCCCGACCAGATGGTGGAGGTGGGGGTGAACTGCAGCCTGCAGCAGCTGCTGGAGCACGGGTTCTTCCACGCCGATCCCCACCCCGGCAACCTGCTGGCCCTGCCCGACGGACGCCTGGCCTACCTGGATTTCGGCATGATGAGCGAGGTGTCGCGGGAGGCGCGCACCGGGCTGATCCAGGCGGTGGTACACCTGGTGAACCGCAATTTCGGCGCCCTCTCCAAGGACTTCGTCCATCTGGGCTTCCTGGGGGAAGCGGTGGATCTGGAGCCGATCGTTCCGGCCTTCGAGACGGTGTTCGGCCAGGCCCTGGAGATGGGGGTGGGCCGCATGGACTTCAAGGCGGTCACCGACGACCTCTCCGGGGTGATGTACCGCTTCCCCTTCCAGGTGCCGCCGTACTACGCCCTGATCATCCGTTCCCTGGTCACCCTCGAGGGCATCGCCCTGAGCGTCGACCCGGACTTCAAGATCCTCGGCGCCGCCTACCCCTACTTCGCCCGCCGGCTGATGGAGGATCCCGATCCCGAGCTGCGGCGCAGCCTGCGGGAGATGCTCTACGACGGCGACGAGTTCCGCTGGCAGCGGCTGGAGAGCCTGGTGGCCAGTGCCTCGCTGCAGGACCAGCTCGACCTCGACGGCCTGCTCGACCAGGTGCTGGATTTCCTCTTCTCCCCCAACGGCGGGCTGCTGCGCCAGCAGCTCGTCGATGCACTGGTGCTGCAGATGGATGCCCTGGCCTGGAACACCACCCTGCGGCTTGGCCGGCGGCTGCCTACGCGTCTGCTGCCGCCGGGGCTGCGGGCCCTGCCGCCCTCCCTGGCGAGCCCGCCACTGCTGGATCTGGAGCCGATCCAGGAGCTGCTGGCGATCCTGCGCGACCTGCCCGGCTTCGAGCCGTCGCTGCTGCTGAAGCGCCTGCCGCGGGTGCTGGGGGAGCCGGATCTGCGCCGCATGGGACTGCAGGTGGCCAAGGGTCTGGCGGAGAGAGGCGTGGTGCACCTGCTGCGCGATGTGCTGGTGACACCGGCGGTGCGTCAGGCGGCCGGTGTGTCCGGTGCCTGA
- a CDS encoding amylo-alpha-1,6-glucosidase: protein MPASPPPADGREWLVTNGLGGYAMGTVAGPPSRSYHGLLIAALAPPVERTLLVSGLEESVRGVDGDAGGCGRERLVAFALEGSVPRWRYAWGETLLEKRVWMVQGANTTYVSYRLVRGGPLDLTLTACVQHRSHHGGERPRLDLVALPMGVEVRPAAAAPFFLGSDRGDWRLEDPARWVEGIPLAAEAERGLASTAEHLRAATLTVSLGPLDPAVTVVASTHRGACTDGARALGERHDHEQALLRRWEAAQPGLAPEAPAWIRQLVLAADAFVVERSMDGASGHQPGASLIAGYPWFNDWGRDTMISLAGLTLATGRCERAERILRTYAAHVSHGLIPNSFPDRADQPLDQGAYNTVDATLWFFQALAEHRTASGSDALVRELFTRLEAILEQHVAGTWFGIRMDPADGLLGAGEGQTQLTWMDAKPGDRAITPRHGKAVEVNALWVNALGAMAGFARLTGADPGRWRALADRAAAGFQRFWNPRMGGCFDVIDGPSGRPDDRLRPNQLLALSLPEPLLSRAQATSVLALCGRRLLTRHGLRTLDPADPDYRGHYGGDAQRRDGAYHQGTVWAWWLGPFARGHFRLHGDAPRALSYLEPMADHLDAAGVGSLSEIFDGDPPHAPRGCIAQAWSVAQVLAAWTAISDGSAALAPLSGGTPRPSPR, encoded by the coding sequence ATGCCGGCATCGCCCCCGCCGGCTGACGGGCGGGAGTGGCTGGTCACCAACGGGCTGGGCGGTTATGCCATGGGCACGGTGGCGGGGCCACCCAGCCGCAGCTACCACGGCCTGCTGATCGCGGCCCTGGCGCCGCCGGTGGAGCGCACCCTGCTGGTGAGCGGGCTGGAGGAGAGCGTGCGGGGGGTCGACGGGGACGCGGGGGGCTGCGGGCGGGAGCGGCTCGTGGCGTTCGCCCTCGAGGGCAGCGTGCCCCGCTGGCGCTACGCCTGGGGGGAGACCCTGCTGGAGAAGCGGGTGTGGATGGTCCAGGGGGCGAACACCACCTACGTGAGCTACCGGCTGGTGCGCGGCGGCCCCCTCGACCTCACCCTGACCGCCTGCGTGCAGCACCGCTCGCACCACGGCGGCGAGCGGCCGCGGCTCGACCTGGTGGCGCTGCCGATGGGGGTGGAGGTGCGGCCGGCGGCGGCGGCGCCGTTCTTCCTTGGCAGCGACCGCGGTGACTGGCGGCTGGAGGATCCAGCCCGCTGGGTGGAGGGGATCCCCCTGGCGGCGGAGGCGGAACGGGGGCTGGCGAGCACGGCCGAGCACCTGCGGGCGGCCACCCTCACCGTGAGCCTGGGGCCGCTGGATCCCGCCGTCACCGTCGTGGCCAGCACCCATCGCGGCGCCTGCACCGATGGCGCACGGGCGCTGGGCGAGCGCCACGACCACGAACAGGCGCTGCTGCGCCGCTGGGAGGCCGCCCAGCCCGGCCTGGCGCCGGAGGCACCCGCCTGGATCCGCCAGCTGGTGCTGGCGGCCGATGCCTTTGTGGTGGAGCGGTCGATGGACGGTGCTTCTGGCCACCAGCCGGGCGCCTCGCTGATCGCCGGGTACCCCTGGTTCAACGACTGGGGTCGCGACACGATGATCAGCCTGGCGGGCCTGACCCTGGCGACGGGCCGCTGCGAGCGGGCCGAGCGCATCTTGCGCACCTACGCCGCCCATGTCAGCCACGGGCTGATCCCCAACAGCTTCCCGGACCGGGCCGACCAGCCCCTGGATCAGGGCGCCTACAACACGGTGGACGCCACGCTGTGGTTCTTCCAGGCCCTGGCGGAACACCGGACTGCCAGCGGCAGTGACGCCCTGGTGCGGGAGCTGTTCACCCGGCTGGAGGCGATCCTCGAGCAGCATGTGGCCGGCACCTGGTTCGGGATCCGCATGGATCCGGCCGATGGCCTGCTGGGCGCCGGGGAGGGGCAAACCCAGCTCACCTGGATGGATGCCAAGCCCGGCGACCGGGCCATCACCCCCCGCCACGGCAAGGCGGTGGAGGTCAATGCTCTGTGGGTGAATGCCCTGGGGGCGATGGCGGGCTTCGCCCGGCTCACGGGGGCCGATCCTGGCCGCTGGCGGGCCCTGGCCGATCGGGCCGCGGCGGGCTTCCAGCGCTTCTGGAACCCCCGGATGGGCGGCTGCTTCGATGTCATCGACGGACCTTCGGGACGACCCGATGACCGGCTGCGGCCCAACCAGCTGCTGGCCCTGTCGCTGCCGGAGCCCCTGCTCAGCCGAGCCCAGGCCACCAGCGTGCTGGCCCTCTGCGGCCGGCGCCTGCTCACCCGCCACGGGCTGCGCACCCTGGACCCCGCCGATCCCGACTACCGCGGCCACTACGGCGGTGACGCCCAGCGGCGGGATGGGGCCTACCACCAGGGGACGGTGTGGGCCTGGTGGCTGGGGCCCTTCGCCCGGGGCCATTTCCGCCTGCACGGGGATGCGCCGCGGGCCCTGTCCTACCTGGAGCCCATGGCCGATCACCTGGACGCGGCGGGCGTGGGCAGCCTCAGCGAGATCTTCGATGGCGATCCCCCCCATGCTCCGCGGGGCTGCATCGCCCAGGCCTGGTCGGTGGCTCAGGTGCTCGCGGCCTGGACGGCGATCAGCGACGGATCGGCGGCGCTGGCACCGCTCAGTGGTGGAACCCCGAGGCCGTCGCCTCGCTGA
- a CDS encoding DUF4334 domain-containing protein: MGSPSAAPMTREMTTEAAFARFDALPPVEIDDLLGAWTGESVPTGHPLDGALEAFHWHGKRFDSAEEVHPLVFRTLGGGRTWLEPRAMGPGLRLSGRVPIPTSPLAGRLFQLLLPLLSTRRSRARLRMTRYRGVVSATMQYDHLPINDVFRRVDDDTVLGVMDLKGMEMPFFFLLRREGPDPSQSVTI, translated from the coding sequence ATGGGTTCGCCCTCCGCAGCCCCGATGACCAGGGAGATGACCACGGAGGCGGCCTTCGCCCGCTTTGATGCCCTCCCCCCGGTGGAAATCGACGACCTGCTCGGGGCCTGGACGGGGGAGAGCGTCCCCACCGGCCATCCGCTCGACGGTGCCCTGGAGGCCTTCCACTGGCATGGGAAGCGTTTCGACAGCGCCGAGGAGGTCCATCCGCTGGTGTTCCGCACCCTCGGCGGCGGCCGCACCTGGCTGGAGCCGAGGGCCATGGGGCCGGGGCTGCGCCTGAGCGGGCGGGTGCCGATCCCGACCTCGCCGCTGGCCGGCCGCCTGTTCCAGCTGCTGCTGCCCCTGCTCAGCACCCGCCGCTCCCGGGCCCGGCTGCGGATGACCCGTTACCGCGGCGTGGTGAGCGCCACGATGCAGTACGACCACCTGCCCATCAACGATGTCTTCCGCCGGGTGGACGACGACACCGTGCTGGGGGTGATGGACCTCAAGGGCATGGAGATGCCCTTTTTCTTCCTGCTGCGCCGGGAAGGACCAGACCCGTCACAATCCGTTACGATTTGA
- a CDS encoding alpha/beta hydrolase, with protein MNKRRRLLAAVLGLGLCCSTPAAMATENLVFTSGAFRRSIPVADLEHLATTGEARGLLADVLRLGRQDPKQVSKLLNESVRLPIVLMSRLLNTRIGEAILARLARILFPLRAPEAGVPALRAAMVLGTYEGKGSLSAITFLRAYPTRELEVSLPALMALASKASSISELVRFFSESPLDGLRGSEPQATPAPAPAAPAPAAPAP; from the coding sequence GTGAACAAGCGGCGAAGGCTCCTGGCCGCTGTCCTGGGTCTGGGACTGTGCTGCTCGACTCCCGCGGCCATGGCCACCGAGAACCTGGTGTTCACCAGCGGGGCCTTCCGACGCTCGATCCCGGTGGCCGACCTGGAGCACCTGGCCACCACCGGTGAGGCCCGCGGCCTGCTGGCCGACGTGCTGCGGCTGGGCCGCCAGGACCCGAAACAGGTCAGCAAGCTGCTGAACGAATCGGTGCGGCTGCCGATCGTGCTGATGAGCCGCCTGCTCAACACCCGCATCGGTGAGGCGATCCTGGCCCGCCTGGCCCGGATCCTGTTCCCCCTGCGGGCCCCGGAAGCCGGCGTGCCCGCCCTGCGGGCCGCCATGGTGCTGGGCACCTACGAGGGCAAGGGGTCGCTGTCGGCCATCACCTTCCTGCGGGCCTACCCGACCCGGGAACTGGAGGTGAGCCTCCCGGCCCTCATGGCGCTGGCGTCCAAGGCCTCCTCGATCAGCGAACTGGTGCGCTTCTTCTCCGAGTCGCCCCTGGACGGGCTGCGGGGCAGCGAACCGCAGGCGACCCCGGCGCCGGCACCCGCCGCGCCGGCGCCGGCCGCCCCCGCCCCCTGA
- a CDS encoding oxidoreductase: protein MRWTAADIPDQSGRIALVTGANSGLGLETARALAARGATVLLACRSLAKAEQAREELLTAAASTGALDLLHLDLADLASVAAAAATVAERYGRLDLLINNAGVMAPPRRLTRQGFELQFGTNHLGHVALTLALLPLLRDRPGARVVTVTSGAQYFGRIAFDDLQGERRYDRWRAYGQSKLANVMFALELQRRLADQGSPVLSLAAHPGFARTNLQPASIAATGSWFEPLAYRLMDPLFQSAAMGALPQLFAATAPQARPGGHYGPDQWGGLRGWPTEVRIAPAALDADQCRRLWDVSLELCGAAAPLPALA from the coding sequence ATGCGCTGGACCGCCGCCGACATCCCTGACCAGTCCGGCCGGATCGCCCTGGTCACCGGGGCCAACAGTGGCCTGGGTCTGGAAACCGCCCGCGCCCTGGCGGCCCGCGGCGCCACCGTGCTGCTGGCCTGCCGTTCCCTGGCCAAGGCGGAGCAGGCCCGCGAGGAGCTGCTCACCGCCGCCGCTTCCACCGGCGCCCTCGACCTGCTGCACCTCGACCTGGCCGACCTGGCCAGCGTGGCCGCCGCCGCCGCCACCGTCGCCGAGCGCTACGGCCGCCTCGATCTGCTGATCAACAACGCCGGCGTCATGGCGCCGCCCCGCCGCCTCACCCGCCAGGGTTTCGAGCTCCAGTTCGGCACCAACCACCTGGGCCACGTCGCCCTCACCCTCGCCCTGCTGCCCCTGCTGCGCGACCGCCCCGGAGCCCGGGTGGTCACCGTCACCTCCGGGGCCCAGTACTTCGGCCGCATCGCCTTCGACGACCTCCAGGGAGAGCGCCGCTACGACCGCTGGCGGGCCTATGGCCAGAGCAAGCTGGCCAATGTGATGTTCGCCCTGGAGCTGCAGCGGCGCCTGGCCGACCAGGGCAGCCCCGTCCTGTCCCTGGCGGCCCACCCCGGCTTCGCCCGCACCAACCTCCAGCCCGCCTCGATCGCCGCCACCGGCTCCTGGTTCGAGCCCCTCGCCTACCGGCTGATGGATCCGCTCTTCCAGAGCGCCGCCATGGGGGCCCTGCCCCAGCTGTTCGCCGCCACCGCCCCCCAGGCCAGGCCCGGTGGTCACTACGGTCCCGACCAGTGGGGCGGCCTGCGGGGCTGGCCCACCGAGGTGCGCATCGCCCCGGCGGCCCTCGATGCCGACCAGTGCCGGCGCCTCTGGGACGTGAGCCTGGAGCTCTGCGGCGCCGCCGCCCCCCTGCCGGCCCTGGCCTGA
- the thrC gene encoding threonine synthase — MQDWPGLIEAYRSWLPVSDATPVVTLREGATPLIPAPVIAERVGRGVKVFLKYDGLNPTGSFKDRGMTMAISKAKEAGSEAVICASTGNTSAAAAAYARRGGMRAFVLIPDGYVAQGKLAQALLYGAEVLAVQGNFDRALAIVRDVADRYPVTLVNSLNPYRLQGQKTAAFEVVDALGEAPDWLCIPVGNAGNISAYWMGFKEYRQAGHSTVLPRMMGFQAAGAAPMVLGHTVEQPDTIATAIRIGNPVNKENALNARSESNGDFMAVTDAEIIEAYKLLGQGEGVFCEPASAASVAGLIKRREEVPAGATVVCVLTGNGLKDPTTAIENNDATFHTGIAPDTETVAKVMGF, encoded by the coding sequence ATGCAGGACTGGCCGGGGCTGATCGAGGCCTACCGCAGCTGGCTGCCCGTCAGTGACGCCACGCCGGTGGTGACCCTGCGGGAGGGGGCCACGCCCCTGATTCCGGCGCCGGTGATCGCCGAACGGGTGGGCCGCGGCGTCAAGGTGTTCCTCAAGTACGACGGCCTCAACCCCACCGGCTCCTTCAAGGACCGGGGCATGACGATGGCCATCAGCAAGGCCAAGGAGGCGGGCTCGGAGGCGGTGATCTGCGCCAGCACCGGCAACACATCAGCAGCCGCGGCCGCCTACGCGCGCCGGGGCGGGATGCGGGCCTTCGTGCTGATCCCCGACGGCTACGTGGCCCAGGGGAAGCTGGCCCAGGCCCTGCTCTACGGCGCCGAGGTGCTGGCGGTGCAGGGCAACTTCGACCGGGCCCTGGCGATCGTTCGGGACGTGGCTGACCGCTACCCGGTCACCCTGGTGAACTCCCTCAACCCGTACCGGCTGCAGGGGCAGAAGACGGCCGCCTTCGAGGTGGTCGACGCCCTCGGCGAAGCCCCCGACTGGCTCTGCATCCCGGTGGGCAACGCCGGCAACATCAGCGCCTACTGGATGGGCTTCAAGGAGTACCGCCAGGCGGGCCACAGCACGGTCCTGCCGCGGATGATGGGCTTCCAGGCCGCCGGGGCCGCCCCGATGGTGCTGGGGCACACCGTGGAGCAACCGGACACCATCGCCACGGCGATCCGCATCGGCAATCCGGTGAACAAGGAGAACGCCCTCAACGCCCGCAGCGAGAGCAACGGCGACTTCATGGCCGTCACCGACGCCGAGATCATCGAGGCCTACAAGCTGCTGGGCCAGGGGGAAGGGGTGTTCTGCGAGCCCGCCAGCGCCGCCTCGGTGGCGGGCCTGATCAAGCGGCGGGAGGAGGTGCCCGCCGGCGCCACGGTGGTGTGCGTGCTCACCGG
- a CDS encoding glutamate decarboxylase: MTLHDRAAAGYFLEDDISSSTDLSVTLPKNHFPSREHNPRAVFAAIRDELMLDGNSRQNLATFCLTWVEDEVHALMDLCIDKNIEDKDEYPQTAEIEARCARMVADLWHAPSVDDAIGCSTTGSSEAAKLAGLAMKRRWGAQRKQQGQPSDRPNLVTGPLQICWHKFCRYWDIELREIPMQPDQLILSPEAALRYCDENTIGVVPTLGVTFTGQYEPVQALAAALDGLQARTGLDIPIHVDAASGGFLAPFCAPDLVWDFRLPRVRSINASGHKFGLAPLGVGWVLWRQSRDLPEEMVFWVNYLGSNRRDLTLNFSRPGGQVVCQYYNFLRLGREGYRKVHAACYATAQYLARVIAKLGPFEILFGGEDQAGIPALCWMKREGSAVNFNLYALADRLRVHGWQVPAYSLPAHCEGITVQRILVRHGVSRDLADLLLENIRQSLDVFASHPGHHALSEATASGFHH; this comes from the coding sequence ATGACCCTCCACGACAGAGCGGCGGCCGGATACTTCCTGGAGGACGACATCTCTTCATCCACCGATCTCTCGGTCACGCTGCCGAAGAACCATTTCCCCAGCAGGGAGCACAACCCCCGCGCCGTGTTCGCCGCGATCCGCGACGAGCTGATGCTGGATGGCAATTCCCGTCAGAACCTGGCCACCTTCTGTCTGACCTGGGTGGAGGACGAAGTCCATGCCCTGATGGATCTGTGCATCGACAAGAACATCGAGGACAAGGACGAATATCCCCAGACCGCCGAGATCGAAGCCCGCTGTGCCCGCATGGTGGCCGATCTCTGGCATGCCCCCTCAGTTGATGACGCCATCGGCTGCTCCACCACCGGCTCCAGCGAGGCCGCCAAGCTCGCGGGGCTGGCGATGAAGCGCCGCTGGGGAGCGCAGCGGAAGCAACAAGGGCAACCCAGCGACAGACCCAACCTGGTGACCGGGCCGTTGCAGATCTGCTGGCACAAGTTCTGCCGCTACTGGGACATCGAGCTCCGGGAGATCCCGATGCAGCCCGACCAGCTGATCCTCAGCCCGGAAGCGGCCCTGCGCTACTGCGACGAGAACACCATCGGCGTGGTGCCCACCCTGGGGGTCACCTTCACCGGCCAGTACGAGCCGGTGCAGGCGCTGGCGGCCGCCCTCGATGGCCTGCAGGCCCGCACCGGCCTCGACATCCCCATCCACGTGGATGCCGCCAGCGGCGGCTTCCTGGCGCCCTTCTGCGCCCCCGATCTGGTCTGGGACTTCCGGCTGCCGCGGGTGCGCTCGATCAATGCCTCCGGCCACAAGTTCGGCCTGGCGCCCCTGGGGGTGGGCTGGGTGCTGTGGCGGCAGTCACGGGATCTGCCCGAGGAGATGGTGTTCTGGGTGAACTACCTGGGGAGCAACAGGCGCGATCTCACCCTCAACTTCTCCCGGCCCGGGGGCCAGGTGGTCTGTCAGTACTACAACTTTCTGCGCCTGGGCCGGGAGGGCTACCGCAAGGTGCACGCCGCCTGTTACGCCACCGCCCAGTACCTGGCCCGGGTGATCGCCAAGCTGGGGCCGTTCGAGATCCTGTTCGGCGGCGAGGATCAGGCGGGCATTCCCGCCCTCTGCTGGATGAAACGGGAGGGAAGCGCGGTGAACTTCAACCTCTACGCCCTCGCCGACCGCCTGCGGGTGCACGGCTGGCAGGTGCCGGCCTACAGCCTGCCGGCCCACTGCGAGGGGATCACCGTGCAGCGGATCCTGGTGCGCCATGGCGTCAGCCGCGATCTGGCCGATCTCCTGCTGGAGAACATCCGCCAGTCGCTCGACGTCTTCGCCAGCCACCCCGGCCACCACGCCCTCAGCGAGGCGACGGCCTCGGGGTTCCACCACTGA
- a CDS encoding cation-translocating P-type ATPase has translation MNWLEPTTLLLLACALLYGLMGEWIDAAILLAFVLGISLLDAVQQQRSSHALAELARLSAPRAHVRRDGRDLELSTDQVRLGDLLRLEEGDRVAADAALTEAVGLWLDESLLTGESLPVARTEPGERVLAGSLVAGGRGWATVVAVAEATELGRLGTSLATVQPPLTRLQRQTRRLTSRLTVMALALCAALAVIQGVSSGDWPRALLAALALALAVLPNEIPVVLALFLALGALRLARIGVLARWPAAVESLGSATVLAVDKTGTLTENRMGVQQLLTWPDLKDWQAGTPLEEPFHQLMELAVLASRGDPVDAMELAIQRLAADQLDDTEHLHPDWPLEREYPLQSDLLVFSRLWRDGDGDLQLAAKGAPEAIADLCHLDGEGSAALLAAADGLATRGLRVLAVARGLDGAPQHDPPPPWGATEPAAAAHDYPFEPVGFLALADPLRAEVPAAIATARGAGVRVVMITGDSPVTARSIADQAGLPPGPVLTGQDLRTLAPRELAEAIGAVSVFARVMPQQKLQLVRALQDAGEVVAMTGDGVNDVLALKAADIGVAMGKRGTAVARESADLVLLRDTFSDLVLALELGRRVDANLHRALGYTLAIHLPIAALGLMPLLLPGQALILLPVHIALLHLVIDPACTVMFEALPATPGLMRQPPRPPEAPLFGPDTWRHSLTQGAVVMVAALVLAFWPDTDTASRRSLVFSLLLLAGGGLVWLNGDPHSRITAAGAGIGLGLWLLLMAFPALQRVLQLAPLTPDQILTLLLTTAGALLAAGLLGRSRVRRRP, from the coding sequence ATGAACTGGCTCGAGCCCACCACTCTGCTGCTGCTGGCCTGCGCCCTCCTCTACGGCCTGATGGGGGAATGGATCGATGCGGCGATCCTGCTGGCGTTCGTGCTGGGCATCAGCCTGCTCGATGCCGTCCAGCAGCAACGCAGCAGCCACGCCCTGGCGGAACTGGCCCGCCTCTCGGCACCCCGCGCCCACGTGCGCCGCGATGGCAGGGACCTGGAGCTCTCCACCGATCAGGTGCGCCTGGGCGATCTGCTGCGTCTGGAGGAGGGGGATCGGGTGGCCGCCGATGCCGCGCTCACCGAGGCGGTGGGGCTGTGGCTGGATGAGTCCCTGCTGACGGGGGAATCCCTGCCGGTGGCCCGCACCGAACCGGGGGAGCGGGTGCTGGCGGGGTCGCTGGTGGCGGGCGGACGGGGTTGGGCGACGGTGGTGGCGGTGGCGGAGGCCACGGAACTGGGCCGGCTCGGCACGAGCCTGGCCACGGTGCAACCGCCGCTGACGCGCCTGCAGCGCCAGACCCGGCGGCTCACCTCCCGGCTCACCGTGATGGCCCTGGCCCTCTGTGCCGCCCTGGCCGTGATCCAGGGCGTGTCGAGCGGCGACTGGCCCCGGGCCCTGCTGGCGGCCCTGGCCCTGGCCCTGGCGGTGCTGCCCAACGAGATCCCCGTGGTGCTGGCCCTGTTCCTGGCCCTCGGCGCCCTGCGGCTGGCCCGCATCGGCGTGCTGGCCCGCTGGCCGGCGGCGGTGGAGAGCCTCGGCAGCGCCACGGTGCTCGCCGTCGACAAGACCGGCACCCTCACCGAGAACCGCATGGGGGTGCAGCAGCTGCTCACCTGGCCGGATCTGAAGGATTGGCAGGCCGGCACGCCCCTGGAGGAACCCTTCCACCAACTGATGGAGCTGGCGGTACTGGCCAGCCGGGGCGATCCGGTGGATGCCATGGAACTGGCGATTCAGCGCCTGGCCGCCGACCAGCTGGACGACACCGAACACCTGCATCCCGATTGGCCCCTGGAACGGGAGTACCCGTTGCAGAGTGACCTGCTGGTGTTCTCGCGCCTCTGGCGCGACGGCGACGGGGACCTGCAGCTGGCGGCCAAGGGGGCACCCGAGGCGATCGCCGATCTCTGCCACCTGGATGGGGAGGGGAGCGCCGCCCTGCTGGCGGCCGCCGATGGACTCGCCACCAGGGGGCTGCGGGTGCTGGCGGTGGCCCGCGGCCTCGATGGCGCCCCCCAGCACGACCCACCGCCTCCGTGGGGCGCCACGGAGCCGGCCGCCGCCGCCCACGACTACCCCTTCGAGCCGGTGGGCTTCCTGGCCCTGGCGGACCCGCTGCGGGCGGAGGTACCGGCGGCCATCGCCACGGCCCGGGGCGCGGGGGTCCGCGTCGTGATGATCACGGGCGACAGCCCGGTGACGGCCCGCTCGATCGCCGACCAGGCGGGCCTGCCGCCGGGACCGGTGCTCACCGGCCAGGACCTCCGGACGCTCGCACCCCGGGAGCTGGCCGAGGCCATCGGCGCGGTGTCGGTGTTCGCCCGGGTGATGCCCCAGCAGAAGCTGCAGCTGGTGCGCGCCCTGCAGGACGCCGGTGAGGTGGTGGCGATGACCGGGGATGGGGTCAACGACGTTCTTGCCCTCAAAGCCGCCGACATCGGCGTGGCGATGGGCAAGAGGGGCACCGCCGTGGCGCGGGAATCCGCCGATCTGGTGTTGCTCAGGGACACCTTCAGCGATCTGGTGCTGGCTCTGGAACTGGGCCGGCGCGTCGATGCCAACCTGCACCGGGCGCTGGGCTACACCCTGGCGATCCACCTGCCGATCGCGGCCCTCGGCCTGATGCCGCTGCTGCTGCCGGGCCAGGCCCTGATCCTGCTGCCGGTGCACATCGCCCTGCTGCATCTGGTGATCGATCCGGCCTGCACGGTGATGTTCGAGGCGCTGCCGGCCACACCGGGCCTGATGCGGCAGCCGCCCCGCCCGCCGGAGGCGCCCCTGTTCGGCCCCGACACCTGGCGCCACTCCCTCACCCAGGGGGCCGTGGTGATGGTGGCGGCCCTGGTGCTGGCGTTCTGGCCCGACACGGACACCGCATCACGCCGCAGCCTGGTGTTCTCGCTGCTGCTGCTCGCCGGTGGCGGGCTGGTGTGGCTGAACGGGGATCCCCACAGCCGCATCACCGCCGCCGGTGCCGGCATCGGCCTGGGCTTGTGGCTGCTGCTGATGGCATTCCCCGCCCTCCAGCGGGTCCTGCAGCTGGCGCCCCTGACGCCCGACCAGATCCTCACCCTGCTGCTCACCACGGCGGGGGCCCTGCTGGCGGCGGGCCTGCTCGGCCGCTCCCGGGTCCGGCGGCGCCCCTGA